A part of Pseudomonadota bacterium genomic DNA contains:
- a CDS encoding CdaR family protein, with translation MAPRWNDVKSFLTRSLTENLRLKTIALVITLVLFVIVRFQEKVDRWIDVEVAVMRPTAKADLVVTSDMPDKVRVSLRGRTSVIKAVKSGDAGQVVVDLSGRAAEGTFTFYFAPEMFDFPSGVEILHISPESVPIRIEKIVSRRVVVNVRTKGILKPGLELEGTPVAVPPEVTVSGPTSVVDGVAGLDTEEIDVAGLAVGEHEVRVPLRRIPGLQVKYVDELAIVVRVRYTPGQRELAALPVRVRSDGALVESGAEARPGNVDAILSGPRVVLDALVPKAVVPVAEVDAAEAARGGSFVAPVQIEGLPAGVVIKSIVPQTVRVRIVAGAKKNAAAQN, from the coding sequence ATGGCGCCGCGATGGAACGACGTGAAGAGCTTCCTCACGCGGTCCTTGACCGAGAACCTGCGGCTCAAGACGATCGCGCTCGTCATCACGCTTGTGCTCTTCGTGATCGTGCGGTTCCAGGAGAAGGTCGACAGGTGGATCGACGTCGAGGTCGCGGTGATGCGGCCCACGGCGAAGGCGGATCTCGTCGTGACGAGTGACATGCCGGACAAGGTCCGGGTCTCGCTCCGGGGCCGCACGTCGGTCATCAAGGCGGTCAAGTCGGGCGACGCGGGCCAGGTCGTGGTGGATCTGAGCGGCCGCGCGGCGGAGGGGACGTTCACGTTCTACTTCGCTCCGGAGATGTTCGACTTCCCCTCCGGCGTGGAGATCCTGCACATCAGCCCGGAGTCGGTGCCGATCCGCATCGAGAAGATCGTGTCGCGCAGGGTCGTCGTGAACGTCCGGACCAAGGGGATCCTGAAGCCCGGCCTCGAGCTCGAGGGGACGCCGGTCGCCGTGCCGCCGGAGGTGACGGTCTCCGGGCCGACGTCGGTCGTCGACGGCGTGGCCGGGCTCGACACGGAGGAGATCGACGTCGCGGGTCTCGCCGTCGGCGAGCACGAGGTGCGCGTGCCGCTCAGGCGGATCCCCGGGCTGCAGGTGAAGTACGTCGACGAGCTCGCGATCGTCGTCCGGGTGCGGTACACGCCGGGACAGCGCGAGCTCGCCGCGCTCCCGGTCCGCGTCCGGAGCGACGGCGCGCTTGTGGAGAGCGGCGCCGAGGCGCGCCCGGGGAACGTCGACGCGATCCTCTCGGGGCCCCGGGTGGTGCTCGACGCGCTCGTTCCGAAGGCCGTCGTGCCGGTGGCCGAGGTCGACGCCGCGGAGGCGGCGCGCGGCGGGAGCTTCGTCGCGCCGGTGCAGATCGAGGGATTGCCGGCCGGCGTGGTGATCAAGTCGATCGTCCCGCAGACCGTGAGGGTGAGGATCGTCGCGGGCGCGAAGAAGAACGCCGCGGCGCAGAACTGA